In Capsicum annuum cultivar UCD-10X-F1 chromosome 8, UCD10Xv1.1, whole genome shotgun sequence, the genomic window gaaaaatatttttcaaaactctctttcaacctcactcttaagttgaaataatcacacaactctcaaaatcactcatccCTACTCCTAATCCCTCACACCCACTTCGCCCCCACACCCCACCCACACCTCCACCCGCCCCCACCAccctattaaaaaatattttttttatttttttttttaaattcaaaattttttcttaccTCCCCTACCCAACCACCCTACCAATTTCCTctctccccctcccccctcccaaaaaaataaattaatttttttaattttttttttaaaaattttaattttttccttaccccaccctcactcccctaccccacccctaaaaaaataatttgttttttacaaaattaaaattattttcttaactgtccttactacctattttgacaaccccAGCCCCCTACCCACCAATCGcctcttaaaaaaaattaaggtttttaatttgtttgttaaataaaattcaaaactttttcttattccaccctttttatcatattcattctcattgtttttgttaaatatatgcaaatacttttagaaaacatatacttatTCAATTTGCATAACGAACACACGAATATAAATAAGGAACAACTTATTtttgtagaaaatatttttcctccatatCGAACACagcctaaaaatatatttttttgagattaaaaattatattttaaaatgtatttttacgctttagcttaatactaaaatgtattttttgaaaaatatttttttattcactaaccaaacactacaaaatatttttcgaaaaatattttttatccgccaatttttaaaattttttgttaacaaaaaaaattcaaaaatttttctaCCCCACCCCCTACTACCTATTCTGACACTCCCACCTACCCGCCTATCAACCCCTTTCCAAAAaggaatttaattttttaatttattttttaaaaaagaattctaaaatgtatttttacgctttagctaaacactaaaatgtattttttgaaaaattatttttgattcaccaaccaaatactagaaaatatttttcggaaGGAAGTTATATAATGCAATGCCAATTTCAAAATGTAGCAGGGCCCCTTACTTTTTACTTATTActtataaataatcaaataactGTACCATTTTGAAAACCATCTCAAGTGTAGTGCTTTGAGTATTCTACTTTCATTGAGGCTGGTATTTTCTTAGCTTTTTTAGTTCCATAAATGGCTGTTTtcgtatgttttttttttccctttagagGAGCCTTGGAGTAATAATGTTGCTGCCAAGTGATAAGGAGTCtcaagccgtggaaacagccTCCGACAGAAATGCTGAGTAAGACTGCTAAAATAGGCCCTTGTGATTCGGCCATTCTCTGGGTGCACAGTGGGAATTTTAGTGCACGGGACTGCCCTTTTCCctgttaaaatcttgaaatttgatTGATGTTTATTGTTCTTTTTCTGCAGGAGGTTGTTTGATTGTTCTTGATTATTGTTGCCCCTTTGTTATTGACACTTACGTTGTAAAAATTCAATCTTGGCTGCTCCTACAAAACTAAAAGTTTGGGGTAAGTAAAATTTTGTAGGTAAATATTAACCTTAAATATATCCATTCTTTGATTATAGGATTAAACTGCCCTTGAACTTtttgattttgggttgttacaattTCATCAAAATGAATGAATCCAAGCCAGAAACACCAAATCCATCTTCAAATTCAAGAAAGCTTCCTGATTTCAAACAATCTGTTAAACTGAAGTATGTTAAACTTGGATATCATTACCTTATTACTCATGGAATATACCTGTTTTTGTCACCTCTAGTTGTTATAGTTGCTGCTCAACTCTCTACATTTTCACTCAATGACCTTTATGTTCTATGGGATCAACTTAGGTTCAATCTCATATCTGTTGTCATTTGTTCCACCCTTTTGGTCTTTTTGTCTACTGTCTATTTCATTACTCGTCCTAGCCCGGTCTACCTCGTAAATTTCTCGTGTTATAAACCCGATGATGCGAGGAAGTGTACAAGGGAGAAATTCTTGGATATGTCTAGGAATGTTGGAGCGTTTTCGGATGGAAATCTTGAGTTTCAAAGGAAGATTGTTGAAAAGTCTGGTCTTGGTGATTTAACTTACCTCCCTGAAGCTGTGACTAATGTACCACCAAATCCTTCTATGGCTGAAGCAAGAAAAGAAGCTGAGGCTGTCATGTTTGGTGCAATGGATGAGCTTCTTGCTAAAACCTCTGTTAAGCCTAAGGATATTGGAATTTTAGTAGTGAATTGTAGTTTGTTTAACCCGACCCCTTCGTTGTCTGCAATGATTGTTAACCATTATAAACTTAGGGGGAACATTATTAGCTATAATCTTGGTGGAATGGGTTGTAGTGCTGGTTTGATCTCGATTGATCTTGCTAAAGATCTTCTTCAAGTCCATCGCAACACTTATGCTTTGGTGCTTAGCATGGAAAACATCACTTTGAATTGGTATTTTGGTAATGAGAAATCTATGCTCCTTCCGAATTGCTTATTCCGGATGGGAGGTGCTGCTGTGTTGCTCTCAAATAAAAGATCTGATCGAAGAAGATCAAAATACCAACTTGTCCATACTGTTAGAACACACAAGGGTGCTGATGATAAGTGTT contains:
- the LOC107839065 gene encoding 3-ketoacyl-CoA synthase 11 codes for the protein MNESKPETPNPSSNSRKLPDFKQSVKLKYVKLGYHYLITHGIYLFLSPLVVIVAAQLSTFSLNDLYVLWDQLRFNLISVVICSTLLVFLSTVYFITRPSPVYLVNFSCYKPDDARKCTREKFLDMSRNVGAFSDGNLEFQRKIVEKSGLGDLTYLPEAVTNVPPNPSMAEARKEAEAVMFGAMDELLAKTSVKPKDIGILVVNCSLFNPTPSLSAMIVNHYKLRGNIISYNLGGMGCSAGLISIDLAKDLLQVHRNTYALVLSMENITLNWYFGNEKSMLLPNCLFRMGGAAVLLSNKRSDRRRSKYQLVHTVRTHKGADDKCFTCVYQMEDSDGKVGVSLSKELMAVAGDALKTNITTLGPLVLPMSEQFLFFATLVGRKLLKMKIRPYIPDFKLAFEHFCIHAGGRAVLDELEKNLQLSDWHMEPSRMTLNRFGNTSSSSLWYELAYSEAKGRIRRGDRTWQIAFGSGFKCNSAVWKALKTINPAKEKSPWMDEIHQFPVDVPKVARI